A single Micromonospora sp. CCTCC AA 2012012 DNA region contains:
- a CDS encoding SDR family NAD(P)-dependent oxidoreductase, producing MTGAAVVTGAAGGLGRAVAAALHADGWAVLLTDLDADAVAAAAAPLGGWSRALDVRDEAACAAVAAEAAAGTRGGLGLWVNNAGILATGPSWTHDAATRRRLIEVNTLGAINGTLAALEIMRAQGRGHVLNVVSLAGLIAAPGETVYAASKHALLAFSLGTLSDLRMAGLRGVHVSCLCPDGIWTPMLHDRLDDPGALASFTGSMLTPERVAARAARLARRPRPVVSLPRWRGAQVRLLDALPRLALALTPVIRAAGRAGQRRQRRRTGSTEPGTGPRPGPDENPARL from the coding sequence GTGACGGGAGCGGCGGTGGTGACGGGAGCGGCCGGCGGACTGGGCCGGGCCGTCGCGGCCGCGCTGCACGCCGACGGCTGGGCCGTACTCCTGACCGACCTGGACGCGGACGCCGTCGCCGCCGCGGCGGCACCGCTGGGCGGCTGGTCCCGGGCGCTCGACGTCCGCGACGAGGCGGCCTGTGCCGCCGTGGCCGCCGAGGCAGCGGCCGGGACCCGTGGTGGGCTCGGGCTCTGGGTGAACAACGCCGGGATCCTCGCCACCGGACCGTCCTGGACCCATGACGCGGCGACCCGCCGCCGGCTGATCGAGGTCAACACCCTCGGCGCGATCAACGGCACGCTCGCCGCCCTGGAGATCATGCGGGCCCAGGGCCGGGGGCACGTCCTCAACGTCGTCTCGCTCGCCGGGCTGATCGCCGCGCCCGGCGAGACGGTGTACGCGGCCAGCAAGCACGCCCTGCTCGCGTTCAGCCTCGGCACCCTGAGCGACCTGCGGATGGCCGGGCTGCGGGGCGTACACGTGTCGTGTCTGTGCCCGGACGGGATCTGGACGCCGATGCTGCACGACCGGCTCGACGACCCCGGTGCGCTGGCCTCCTTCACCGGATCGATGCTGACGCCCGAGCGGGTGGCGGCGCGGGCCGCCCGGCTGGCCCGCCGGCCCCGGCCGGTGGTCAGCCTGCCGCGCTGGCGCGGCGCCCAGGTACGCCTCCTCGACGCGCTGCCCCGGCTGGCGCTCGCGCTCACCCCGGTGATCCGGGCCGCCGGACGGGCCGGGCAGCGGCGGCAGCGCCGCCGGACCGGGTCGACGGAGCCGGGAACCGGACCCCGACCGGGGCCGGACGAGAACCCGGCTCGCTTGTAA
- a CDS encoding Lrp/AsnC family transcriptional regulator yields the protein MDAIDMSLVELLRGNARLSYAELARQVGLSAPAVHERVGKLESSGVIRAYRAEVEPEAIGLGVTALIGIVEDSGGDTDDVLEVFRQMPEIESCYFMAGVESFLLKARVGTIAELEQLIVRLNRTPGVASTRTGIALSTKWENRPQPIELPTP from the coding sequence GTGGACGCGATCGACATGAGCCTCGTGGAGCTGCTCCGCGGCAACGCCCGCCTGTCGTACGCCGAGCTGGCCCGCCAGGTCGGCCTCTCCGCACCGGCGGTGCACGAGCGGGTCGGCAAGCTGGAGTCGAGCGGCGTCATCCGGGCGTACCGGGCGGAGGTCGAACCGGAGGCCATCGGACTCGGGGTCACCGCGCTGATCGGCATCGTCGAGGACTCCGGCGGCGACACCGACGACGTGCTGGAGGTGTTCCGGCAGATGCCCGAGATCGAATCCTGCTATTTCATGGCCGGCGTCGAGTCGTTCCTGCTCAAGGCGCGCGTCGGCACCATCGCCGAGCTGGAGCAGCTGATCGTCCGGTTGAACCGCACGCCCGGCGTCGCCTCCACCCGGACCGGGATCGCCCTGTCGACCAAGTGGGAGAACCGCCCCCAACCCATCGAACTCCCCACGCCCTGA
- a CDS encoding BldC family transcriptional regulator produces the protein MDTGDRLLTPGEVAALFRVDPKTVTRWAAAGRIGSIRTPGGHRRFRESEVRALLEGEGMLDEAEDMGKPRNMGPAASTGPGPANAGMY, from the coding sequence GTGGACACTGGAGATCGCCTGCTGACACCGGGTGAGGTCGCCGCGCTGTTTCGGGTTGACCCGAAAACTGTGACGCGCTGGGCGGCGGCCGGCCGGATCGGCAGCATCCGGACTCCAGGCGGGCATCGCCGGTTTCGGGAATCCGAGGTGCGGGCCCTGCTTGAGGGGGAGGGCATGCTGGACGAGGCGGAGGACATGGGCAAGCCACGCAACATGGGCCCCGCCGCTTCGACCGGCCCCGGACCGGCCAACGCCGGCATGTACTGA
- a CDS encoding UbiX family flavin prenyltransferase: MREPWVVGVSGASGTPYAAAVVRALLDAGEPVDLIVSRAARLTILDETGRPFRDGHWSDDLAGWLGRDLTGADVRYWPAGDLAAGPSSGSYRVRGMAVVPASTAACAGIAIGLSKDLLQRAAEVNLKERRPLVVVPRETPVTRSHLEHLIALHDAGAVVLPASPGFYGAGAAASAQQLVDFVAGKVLDALGVPHTLFRRWSGELAADRSRPDDPLGRDADRA; this comes from the coding sequence ATGCGCGAACCATGGGTGGTCGGCGTCTCCGGGGCCTCCGGCACGCCGTACGCGGCGGCCGTCGTCCGGGCGCTGCTCGACGCCGGCGAGCCGGTGGACCTGATCGTCTCCCGGGCGGCCCGGCTGACCATCCTCGACGAGACCGGCCGCCCGTTCCGCGACGGGCACTGGTCCGACGACCTGGCCGGCTGGCTCGGCCGCGACCTGACCGGCGCGGACGTGCGGTACTGGCCCGCCGGCGACCTGGCCGCCGGCCCGAGCAGCGGCTCCTACCGGGTACGCGGCATGGCGGTGGTGCCGGCGAGCACCGCGGCCTGCGCGGGCATCGCGATCGGCCTCTCCAAGGATCTGTTGCAGCGGGCCGCCGAGGTCAACCTCAAGGAACGCCGGCCGCTGGTGGTGGTGCCCCGGGAGACCCCGGTGACCCGCAGCCACCTGGAGCACCTCATCGCGCTGCACGACGCCGGCGCGGTGGTGCTGCCCGCCAGCCCGGGCTTCTACGGTGCCGGTGCGGCGGCCTCCGCCCAGCAGCTCGTCGACTTCGTGGCCGGCAAGGTGCTGGACGCGCTCGGCGTACCGCACACCCTCTTCCGCCGGTGGTCGGGGGAGTTGGCCGCGGACCGTTCCCGACCGGACGATCCGCTCGGGCGGGACGCGGACCGGGCCTGA
- a CDS encoding terpene synthase family protein has protein sequence MTDAVLRSLRSACPIPPRLSPHADPVQEWLVDRLVGIGLPLDAAARERLARAGFARYAGRLYPNAAEGDLRTLATLFTWFFLVDDACDGRGGLTPPQIRALRDGALALLREGPRARHPGFSGPLRRLLVQGWREPRRRMPARWRLRFTDAVAHHLDGTWREAVATAAGRAPGVDEYVELRRATSAAYVSYPLIEFATGRPLPDAVFHHPTLRRVGDLGNDLLSWFNDVASLERDTVSGGGHNLVLALAAERGVPVEVAVELVAERWRTTMERFVALCAAVPSFGPALDEAVTAHLDGVANAVRGTVDWTLESGRYPVTAP, from the coding sequence ATGACCGACGCCGTCCTCCGGTCGCTGCGGTCCGCCTGCCCGATCCCGCCCCGGCTCTCGCCGCACGCCGACCCGGTGCAGGAGTGGCTCGTCGACCGGCTGGTCGGCATCGGCCTGCCGCTGGACGCCGCCGCCCGGGAACGGCTGGCCCGGGCCGGCTTCGCCCGGTACGCCGGCCGGCTCTATCCGAACGCCGCCGAGGGGGACCTGCGGACCCTGGCCACCCTGTTCACCTGGTTCTTCCTGGTCGACGACGCCTGCGACGGGCGGGGTGGACTCACCCCGCCGCAGATCCGGGCGCTGCGGGACGGCGCGCTGGCGCTGCTCCGGGAGGGTCCCCGGGCCCGGCACCCGGGCTTCTCCGGGCCGCTGCGCCGACTGCTGGTGCAGGGCTGGCGGGAGCCCCGCCGCCGGATGCCGGCCCGCTGGCGGCTCCGGTTCACCGACGCGGTGGCCCATCACCTCGACGGCACCTGGCGGGAGGCGGTCGCCACCGCAGCCGGGCGGGCACCGGGCGTCGACGAGTACGTGGAGCTGCGCCGGGCCACCTCCGCGGCGTACGTGTCGTACCCCTTGATCGAGTTCGCGACGGGTCGGCCGCTGCCCGACGCGGTCTTCCACCATCCCACCCTGCGGCGGGTCGGCGACCTCGGCAACGACCTGCTCTCCTGGTTCAACGACGTGGCGTCGTTGGAGCGGGACACGGTCTCCGGCGGCGGGCACAACCTGGTGCTGGCGCTCGCCGCCGAGCGGGGCGTCCCGGTGGAGGTCGCGGTGGAGCTGGTGGCCGAGCGGTGGCGGACGACGATGGAGCGCTTCGTCGCGCTCTGCGCGGCGGTGCCGTCGTTCGGGCCGGCGCTGGACGAGGCCGTCACCGCCCACCTCGACGGGGTGGCGAACGCGGTCCGGGGGACCGTCGACTGGACCCTGGAGAGCGGCCGCTACCCGGTCACCGCCCCCTGA
- the mqnP gene encoding menaquinone biosynthesis prenyltransferase MqnP: MTAVLERPGRVTSFLKLVAIEHSVFALPFAYLSALTAMQVDGGRVRWLDLLLITVAMVGARTFAMAANRILDRRIDARNPRTANRELVTGAVSVRTAWTGAAVALVVFLAAAALLNPLCLVLAPLAVVPLVVYPYGKRFTNWPHAILAVAQAVGPVGAWLAVTGTLAGSWPAWLLGAAVGLWIGGFDLIYACQDSEIDREIGVHSVPARYGRRFALHASTVAHVITFGLFLWFGALVGFGWLWWIGLAFTAVAFGYQHLVVSPTDLSKVNRAFFTANGFVGIVLFVFALLDLVIRLGLRG, from the coding sequence TCCTCAAGCTCGTGGCGATCGAGCACTCGGTCTTCGCGCTGCCGTTCGCGTACCTGTCGGCGCTGACCGCGATGCAGGTCGACGGCGGGCGGGTGCGCTGGCTCGACCTGCTGCTGATCACCGTCGCGATGGTCGGCGCGCGGACGTTCGCGATGGCCGCCAACCGGATCCTCGACCGGCGGATCGACGCGCGGAACCCGCGTACCGCCAACCGGGAACTGGTCACCGGGGCGGTCAGCGTGCGGACGGCCTGGACCGGCGCGGCCGTCGCGCTGGTGGTCTTCCTGGCCGCCGCCGCGCTGCTCAACCCGCTCTGCCTGGTGCTCGCCCCGCTCGCCGTGGTGCCGCTGGTCGTCTACCCGTACGGCAAGCGGTTCACCAACTGGCCGCACGCCATCCTGGCCGTCGCCCAGGCGGTCGGCCCGGTCGGCGCCTGGCTCGCGGTCACCGGCACTCTCGCCGGGTCCTGGCCGGCCTGGCTGCTCGGTGCGGCCGTCGGTCTCTGGATCGGCGGCTTCGACCTGATCTACGCCTGCCAGGACTCGGAGATCGACCGGGAGATCGGGGTGCACAGCGTCCCCGCGCGCTATGGCCGGCGCTTCGCGCTGCACGCCTCCACCGTCGCGCACGTGATCACCTTCGGCCTCTTCCTCTGGTTCGGCGCGCTGGTCGGCTTCGGCTGGCTGTGGTGGATCGGGCTGGCGTTCACCGCCGTCGCCTTCGGCTACCAGCACCTGGTGGTCAGCCCCACCGACCTGAGCAAGGTCAACCGGGCGTTCTTCACCGCCAACGGCTTCGTCGGCATCGTGCTCTTCGTCTTCGCCCTGCTCGACCTGGTGATCCGGCTGGGACTGCGCGGCTGA